The nucleotide window ATATTTAATGGAATTTCAAACCAATAAGGGAACTCTGATGCAGTCTTCACTAAGTGCAAATATAATTACGCAGCTAGGTTATCTTCAAAATCATGCAATggaaggtcatttttttttttacttcagaaaTCCAGCTGGGTAtcccttgtttccttttctcagcTAGAGCAAATCTAAAGACTTTGCATTTTCACTCCACTCAGCTTACAAGCAATGCCTTTGCGCAGGGCTGTGAAGTACGTGGGACTTGCCCTTTCCTAACTTATAAAAGCTTAGGAGTACAAGTCTTTCTTGTTTCCTCTAAGCAAAATGTGAAAACAGTCCAGTTCTCCCAAGCTGAAAGCAAATCCAAACTGATGGGGATGTGGTGGTggcggcagggggtggggtgtagggggtgggggcggctgcGGGCAGGGGGGAGCGGTCCTTAATGCCAAATAGCCTgccatctctcatctctcatttctttatttctctgaattttcgGAGCACACTAAATGATTCCCATTTACTTCAACTTTTCTGGAATGAAGAGGATAGCAGTGCATGTTATAAACAATTTTCCCAGGGGATGGGTGCGGTAGTCATGAATGTTCTTCACTGTACCTACCCGGAATTGGTCCACTGAATGTTTGGGGTGAGTGTGAGGGAGGGCTGCCTATTTCAGCAAGCATTGCCTCTGAAAAAAGTTCTGGGATCCCTGATGGGAGCTGACATGGAGCAGTAATAAAAACCAAGTCATCCAACTGACCAACTGGATTGGAAGGGAAACTTCAAAATAACTGAATTTTGCCAGTATCACATTAGGTTTTATCACTTTTATCACATAAGATTTTCCCAGAATCTTCTAGTTCTTCAtgccttaaataaaatttttcagaagCTAGATATCTCTTTCTTAGATGCTTTCTGACTTTGGTATTGAGTTTCTTATAAATGATAGAACGAAACAAAACAAGTCGAAATAGTTCTTACTGGAATCATGAACTTCAGTCTGATAGATCTAAGGTCCTATCAAAGGGTTTCCTTTGCTCAAAGTTTGCAGCAAGATTTGGTTTTGCAGTCCTCTGCACAGAACTAACCCAGAACGCTAAATGAATTTGATAAAAATCCCAATCCATTAAAATCTAGTTGATATTTAAACTGGttatattgttttaatatatttttctttctctatttcggttaatataaataatacaaaaggaATTCTAAAACCATTTTTCTACCTCACCTCCTATCCACCCCCCCAAAACACAAACACAGTTTCCTCTTATACTTCCCCCTCCGCTACAAATATCCAcgcagccaggggtgggggtggggtgtgtgtgggggtgggggctaaCCAAATGAGCCGCCGCCACTCAGCGCCAGGCAGCCAATGGAGCCGAAAGATTGATTTACTTCCTGCTCGGGTCTCACTGAAACTCTAGTGCTTCACCAGCCTAATTTGGAAAGTTAGCCCGGCCTCCCGTGCCTCCATTGGCCGAGCCCACGGCTGGCCAGGCCAAGAAGAGTTACAATTGGCCACAGAGCGTGCCGGTAACTCTCTCGCTGCTTTGGCTCCCCGCGCACCGTAGATGTCAAAGGCTGAAGCTGCTCCCTTTGCCACATTATAACTAGTAGGGGATCCTCATCGACCATGGCCACAGCTGCCTCGAATCCCTACAGCATTCTCAGTTCTAGCTCCCTAGTCCATGCGGACTCCTCGGGTATGCAGCAGGGGAGTCCTTTCCGAAACCCTCAGAAACTTCTCCAAAGTGATTACTTGCAGGGAGTTCCTAGCAATGGGCATCCTCTCGGGCATCATTGGGTGACCAGTCTGGGCGATGGAGGCCCATGGTCCTCCACACTGGCCACCAACCCTCTGGACCAGCAGGACGTGAAGCCCGGGCGCGAAGATCTACAGCTGGGTGCGATCATCCATCACCGCTCACCGCACGTCGCTCACCACTCTCCGCACACTAACCACCCGAATGCCTGGGGGGCTAACCCAGCTCCGAACCCGTCCATCACGTCCAGCGGCCAACCCCTTAACGTGTACTCGCAGCCTGGCTTCACAGTGAGTGGCATGCTGGAGCACGGAGGGCTCACCCCACCACCAGGCTCTGCCTCTGCACAGAGCCTACACCCCGTGCTCCGGGATCCCCCAGACCACAGCGATCTAGGCTCGCACCACTGCCAGGACCACTCAGACGAGGAGACACCAACCTCGGATGAGTTGGAACAGTTCGCCAAACAGTTCAAACAAAGAAGAATCAAGTTGGGCTTCACGCAAGCCGATGTGGGGCTGGCGCTGGGCACACTGTATGGCAACGTGTTCTCACAGACCACTATCTGCAGGTTCGAGGCCTTGCAGCTGAGCTTCAAGAACATGTGCAAGCTGAAGCCGCTGTTGAACAAGTGGCTGGAAGAGGCCGATTCGTCCACGGGGAGCCCGACCAGCATTGACAAAATCGCCGCTCAGGGCCGTAAGCGCAAGAAGCGAACCTCCATCGAGGTGAGTGTCAAGGGCGTTCTGGAAACGCATTTCCTCAAGTGTCCCAAGCCTGCGGCGCAGGAGATTTCCTCGCTGGCAGACAGCCTTCAGTTGGAGAAAGAAGTGGTGCGTGTCTGGTTCTGTAAtcgaagacagaaagagaaaagaatgactCCACCAGGGGATCAGCAGCCACATGAGGTTTATTCGCACACGGTGAAAACAGACACGTCCTGCCGCGATCTCTGACTGCAGGAAGCAAGAAAGTGGCCGGCCGCTCTGGGAGCAGCgcggaattctctctctcccactctcttccTTTTACTTCAGCTTTATTATTGCTATCTAGAGACATGGCAATATCTAGATATCTAGATAGGGCTCTCTctccccagtctttttttttttcctttctttcttacattttttttttccaaaataagggATTCTAACTTATATTAAGAAAGGAAACACACTCACACAGGCATCCAGGCTTCTCAACGCTGATACACAGTTGCGTTAAGCAGTCCAGGCAGGAAACTCCTATATGCTGCCGCCTGGGCAACTGCTTCCTCCAACCTTCTCTGCTGATCAATACATATTGTTTATTTTGAGTAAGGTCTGTTTGGTTGCTCCTCTCTTGGAAGAACAAGGAGTGGGGTAACGTGGGGGTGGGGTAAAGataggggaggggggtgggacgACAGATGTGTGCCTCTGAATAACCTTACAGCGCCTTGGTTATAGCAGCCGTATTTCAGGTGAAATCTGTTTTACAATAGactagttttgcatttttttaaaacttctatagCGTTTCTTAATGTCTGCGGTGTTTTACTACAAGCTGTACACAATATTTGTGAGATAATTTGTATCTAATCGGCCACGTTACTATTGCTATTATGATTATTCCTTCATTGAGCTGATGGTTTTCTAATTACTTAAAAATGGGAAGGGGGTGGTAGGAGGGGAAGAGATATCTACCCATCCACTTACTCCCTACCCTAAATCTGTATGGAGAGGAGAGGTACAATGAAGAGAGTTGTTGATGATGatagtggaatatatatataatttttttcagaggGCAGAGTGTCTAGATAAGCAGAATACGCAAGTCGATTGGGTTTGCAAAGTACCGCTAAGTAGGAGAGGCGATCTCGAAGGCTTCCACAGAGCAATCTGGGCGCCTGCGAAGGATTTGCCGGTGGCGCCCAACAAAAGAGGTTGGCCTGGGGAGCTAAGAGAGCTCTATACCTACCCAGATCGGGAATGCCTGCACTCAGAGCTCCCCACTGGCCCCTTGCCTCACCAAGACCGCCAACAAGATCCCACCTCCGCTTTCCTAGGCATAGTACTGCCTTCACACAAGATTGCTTTCTCTGGAGACGAGGACCCCACTGATGCTGGCGACAGGCTGTGTCAGTGCCTCCCATTTCAGTTCACAACCAGTTCGCTGCTTGCTCCCTGAGTGAGAAACCGTCGGGGAGGGGTGGCGAGTGGGGTGGTATACAGGTGCTCTCTGCTTCCCACAGAATGAAAACTAAATGATTGGCAAAGGTTACAAGGATTCGTACCACCTCCTCTCCCGTATATACATATCCTTGTCTCCAAGTGGGCTCATGGGAAGCGTCTCCACGCCTCGGACAAGCACAACTGGTAGAAGCCCACAGCGATGATTAAGCAGATAGAGAGCCCCCCGGGCGGCtgggtttctgtttttgtttgtttgtttttgattttgatttttaatctgTGTGTGAGTCTGTGCGTGAGTGCGcgtgcaaatgtgtgtgtgtgtgtgtagatagcTGTGTGTATTGTATTACTATttacaatgaaacaaaaactgcATAAAATCTCCTTAGGCTGTGTAGAGATCCAAAAAATATGCACTCGCGGAGGCTTTATTGCTAGCTCTCATGTCTACACGCCAAGTCCACAGGGACACCTCATTCTCAATGAGCACACAGGAGCAGGGCTGGCCAAGCACCCAACACCCAGACACAGCCCACCAGTCCTGGCTCTGGGCTCTGCACTACTGGGCTGGCTGCCTGGACCAGCCTTCAGGTGCAGCTTCGGTAGACAAAGCTTCAAACTACCTAAGGACCAAAAAGCCTAGAGCCCCTTGTGAAGGTGCGCTAGTATGGGCTGCCAGGCCTCTGGTCCACCACACTGTGTCTCCCCCAGCTGCAGTTTGAAGGATATGTGTTAACTCAAATCTTggacctttttttattttttgtcaagaCTCTGCATTCTGTTGGTAATTGGGTTTTCGttctggaatttttttgtttgttttccacacTGAGTTGTTAGGGTTTTCTTgcttgtttcaatttttttctttttcagttaacTGCTATGGTTCAAACCTGAGTTAACCCAAATATTTCTGCCGACTTTATAATTGTACAGTTTTGTATATTAAACGTTTTTGAAGTtattaatttaaagaaagaacatttagtttattcatttagTAACTGATGTATAATAAACACTATTTTCATTAAGAGTTGctttttcaactattttattcAAATTGCCTATTGCAATTGccagcaattatttattttcaataaattctgcattgtgtttaaaagaaaactcaaagattAGTTGGgtgtcaaaaagaaaacaatttgctGTAATGTTTGATGTGAACAGTTTTAGTCAAGGGGTTTATATTGACtcaatattttattgttgtaaaagatttaaaataaaacatttaaataaacaatttttccaaaaaaaaatgcattgtttttttttctttcttcctttttttattgtgtgGTGGGTGAAGTGAAGCATTTAAATAGAGGCACATTTCTGGTGAGCAGGGCATCTGCTCTGCTTCAGGTTAGAAGTCATTAGTCATTGTTTTGATTCTTGATTCTCCCTCTGACTTCTGGCCTTTTGTACACTCACATACACAGTGCAGCCTATTATCCTGAACATGCCCATGCTCACGCAAAACACACCCTAAATGGTGGGAAATGGTATGGGGAAACCTGGTGGGATAGGGGTTTATTTCAGGAGATGCTATATTAATGTTCTCTGAAAGGAGTGTGTCTGTCTCTAGTGTAGGAGACAGCCACTTCTCTGAAACTGCCCccgcaaaaaaataaaaaaataaaaataaaaaataaataaataaataaataaactggaccCAGACTTTTGCTGAGGCTTTCATCTCGCTTCCTTTCAACTATTCCTCTTCTTCTGGTTTGGGACCAGTACCCTTCTGGTAGATGAAACCTCATTCCTCTGATGAAGGATGAAAagatgacaaaatataaaaagtgccCTCCTTCTTAAGGCTCCCTCAGGGCCCCAAAACCCTGATAAACTCTTGTCCAGTTAGTGTTGCCCACTAAAGCTGAATTCTGTTTATTCCTATATGActttgggaggaagaaaaaaatcattagacaGAGACATTTGTAGGAGAagtttaatttattcttcttttcccatTCCTATGTACCATTTCAACTTTGTTATTTTGTCACAAGACTCTCCATAAAATAAGGGACAGTTACTTATAGTGAGGAGTGAGGAGTAATTAACTAAATCAGAAGCAGCTATGTTTTACGGATTTGTATTTACACACAAGACTTATCCAACTTTTTGTTTTAGTAAATGCATATCAAGCAGTAGACATTTAATTATATCTTTCCAACAGTAAAATCCTTCTCAATTCaatattctgaaatgtttttgttaGACAAAGCataatcatttaataattttaataggtCAGGATTATCACATGTAATGTCCTGCAttttttagattgcctaattatTTACAGCTGCACTGTGCACAATGCACATGTGAGTGTTGTTAATAAAATATGCTACATGTTCTTCGTATGCCCATAGGCATATCTCtctttataaataatagtgattttATAGAGATGTGTCTACAATCACAAAACACACAGTCTTAAAACTGTTGGCTCTATTTCTGTTCATAACAAacaacttctttctctttccatatcCTACACAATTTTTGAATTGATTAAAAAGGTATAGCTTTTCTCATTAAGGTACACAGAAACCAACTAGCAATGTATTCTACAGTTTTTAATGGGACCACAAGCAGATATTTTAGGGGATAGTTATATAAACTAATAGATGTAGATATCTGTCAGTATTCATCAATATTTTACTATGTATTAatgatagatatattttataaatatttacaagacTTACTTCTTTTactgactgttttctttttcttaaaatataactaAGGCCTAATTGGCTTTTATGATGACCTCTTTATCAACCTTGTTATATCATTAacaacattttcattaaaattcaggGGATGTTGGTGCCTCTGCCTAGGACTTTCTTTGTATTGAGGTTGCTGCCATCCCATTCCCAACCAAAGCTGTTGTAGGAAAAGTAGCTTTGGCCTCAATTTCTCTTAGGCCTTCTCTTCTATAATAAGAATTGGTGGgtttcaaaagaataatattaatgGGCGAAGGTATAAGTTTCATCCCTATCACCTGATAAGAACAATAGAAAATTAAGAGATTGTGAAGGGAGTGAGATTTTGGAAGGGGTAAGATGTGAAAAGAGTGAGTATTTAGATGCTACAGATATTTTAACAAAGTCTAATATGTGAATCAAGTATATGTTTGTATGTAGACATGATTGTCTATATGGCTGTGGCTCTCTGTATGCATAACAAAAGGTAAATAGATTACTAACCTCCAGCCTGTATCCTTTCaacaataaaagaagagaaatattatttctgggaattggtttcttgtctttaaaaagaaaagggtagGGGAAACTATTGTCTACATTAGCACATGAGCTGTGTTTGTCTTCAATAAAATCAAACACTGTTCCCTTGGAAATATTTAGCATTCAGATATTTCCCTTGCTCCCAAGTCAGGATGCTGTTGTTGCTTTAATTGCCTGTGGGCTGTAAGTAGaaacataaatttctgtttttacttaaaatatgttttacagtaaggagggaggaaaagaaagggagaatggaTTAATGAAAAATGATTAGAGGTTAAAACATAGTT belongs to Canis lupus familiaris isolate Mischka breed German Shepherd chromosome X, alternate assembly UU_Cfam_GSD_1.0, whole genome shotgun sequence and includes:
- the POU3F4 gene encoding POU domain, class 3, transcription factor 4 — encoded protein: MATAASNPYSILSSSSLVHADSSGMQQGSPFRNPQKLLQSDYLQGVPSNGHPLGHHWVTSLGDGGPWSSTLATNPLDQQDVKPGREDLQLGAIIHHRSPHVAHHSPHTNHPNAWGANPAPNPSITSSGQPLNVYSQPGFTVSGMLEHGGLTPPPGSASAQSLHPVLRDPPDHSDLGSHHCQDHSDEETPTSDELEQFAKQFKQRRIKLGFTQADVGLALGTLYGNVFSQTTICRFEALQLSFKNMCKLKPLLNKWLEEADSSTGSPTSIDKIAAQGRKRKKRTSIEVSVKGVLETHFLKCPKPAAQEISSLADSLQLEKEVVRVWFCNRRQKEKRMTPPGDQQPHEVYSHTVKTDTSCRDL